The window GAGAAATTATTTGAGAAGGAACAATAATCAATAGGAAGAATATGAATACTCATCCACCATTTGATAAATTAGAAGTAATTTCACTAAGTGGTGAAGCACTTAAAGCTCATATGTTAAATAAGTTAATAACTTTAATAGGTCTAAGAATTGTAACAACTCTATAAACTATTAAGAAGATTGGCATTGTTACAAACATTTGTTCAAACATTGCAAAAGGTTTAATATTGTATTTTTTATATAGTTCTTGAGTTTCTAATTGTTTTTTCTGCCTCATGGCCATGTCTTTTTTGACATCTTTGTATTTAGCATTAATCTCTGCTAATTTTCCTTGAATCTCTGACATCCTTTCAGACTGCATTGTGGATCTAATTGAAATCAGGAATGTAATTAGACGAATTATGAACAGTAATACAAATATTCCAAGTAATGCATCAAGTCCACCCCAAACATCTCTTAAAGGATACATAATTGATAAAACTAACATTGCCCCAGGATAAACAAACAATCCAAAGAATGGTCCATAATCACTTATATTCCATTGGGTACTAGTAAAAGCATAATATTCATTATTAGCACCAGATGTTAAGTCATACCTGAAATCTCCAGTACTTCCAAAGGGGAATCCAAATTCCATTCCGCTTCCTATAGTAGTACTAGTTTTAACAGTAGGATCTACCATTGTTTGAAAACAACCTCATAAACCCATCAAAAACAAGAAAGCATAAATAAATAATTTTGTAAATTTAAGAATGATTTTTAGTATTTTAACTACTTTTTCTTTTTTTTCTTTTTGAGGATCAACAGCTTGTGTTCAAAGAGGAGAAACAATGAAATTATCATTAATATAACTATTTTTCATTTCTATTCCCTTTAAATTTAAACTATGGTTACTATTTTATATTCAAACGTATTTTAACAATTAAATTAAACAAATCATTTTTTTTATTTAAAAAATCTGTTTTAAAAAAATTGTTTTTAGGGATTATTAATATATCAACAGGAATGTTTTTATTTTCTAATCCTCTTACAATACTTCTTATTTGTCTTTTTATTTTATTTCTTTCTACTGCAGTTTTAAAATTTTTTTTATTTGCAGCAATTGCATATCTTAATCAACCTAAATTATTTTTGTATGCATAAATAATAAAAAAAGAAGAATAATATGTAGATTTATTTTTAAAAAGATTAGAAAAATCTTTTTTATTTCTTAACACATTATCCTTCATAAATAAATTGATTATTGATCAGAAACAGTTAAACTATGTCTTCCTTTTTGTCTTCTTCTTCTAATTACTTCTCTACCATCAGAAGTTGACATTCTATTTAGAAAACCATGTTTTTTTACTCTTCTTTTTTTATTTGGTTGATATGTTCT is drawn from Malacoplasma penetrans HF-2 and contains these coding sequences:
- the yidC gene encoding membrane protein insertase YidC — protein: MKNSYINDNFIVSPLWTQAVDPQKEKKEKVVKILKIILKFTKLFIYAFLFLMGLWGCFQTMVDPTVKTSTTIGSGMEFGFPFGSTGDFRYDLTSGANNEYYAFTSTQWNISDYGPFFGLFVYPGAMLVLSIMYPLRDVWGGLDALLGIFVLLFIIRLITFLISIRSTMQSERMSEIQGKLAEINAKYKDVKKDMAMRQKKQLETQELYKKYNIKPFAMFEQMFVTMPIFLIVYRVVTILRPIKVINLFNIWALSASPLSEITSNLSNGGWVFIFFLLIIVPSQIISQKIPQILAKRRNANARALSQKGNDSAKKMRISQTVVMVVLVFVVVQSPASVGLYWFLSSLFTIAQSVIIHHYIVKRKTKGVSLEEKLRELGIK
- the rnpA gene encoding ribonuclease P protein component, whose protein sequence is MKDNVLRNKKDFSNLFKNKSTYYSSFFIIYAYKNNLGWLRYAIAANKKNFKTAVERNKIKRQIRSIVRGLENKNIPVDILIIPKNNFFKTDFLNKKNDLFNLIVKIRLNIK
- the rpmH gene encoding 50S ribosomal protein L34, producing the protein MKRTYQPNKKRRVKKHGFLNRMSTSDGREVIRRRRQKGRHSLTVSDQ